One part of the Tachysurus fulvidraco isolate hzauxx_2018 chromosome 23, HZAU_PFXX_2.0, whole genome shotgun sequence genome encodes these proteins:
- the rnf114 gene encoding E3 ubiquitin-protein ligase RNF114, with protein MAMLGSFGGTRRTAKSLGGGAERDLTEFVCPVCLEIFDSPMITECGHTFCNRCLQECLRPKKPVCAVCRAALDKWGRASDLDDVIHRTPKPCKGCGQEIVLSEMRGHMGSCTKYQDYVQEGLKNISHAQPDAVSSVPNRYTFTCPYCSRPNFDQDGLVEHCNSQHARDPRQVVCPICASMPWGDPTYKSSDFFQHLRRRHTFSYDTFVDYSADEDTMMQEAIQRSLLDN; from the exons atgGCGATGCTGGGCAGCTTTGGTGGAACTCGGCGAACTGCTAAAAGCCTCGGCGGAGGAGCAGAAAGGGACTTGACCGAGTTTGTTTGTCCGGTTTGTCTGGAGATATTTGACTCTCCGATGATTACAGAATGTGGACACAC GTTCTGCAACCGCTGCCTTCAGGAGTGTTTGCGACCCAAGAAGccagtgtgtgctgtgtgtagaGCTGCTTTGGACAAGTGGGGGAGAGCCAGCGATCTGGACGATGTGATCCACCGCACACCCAAACCATGCAAGGGCTGTGGGCaagag ATCGTCCTGTCAGAGATGAGAGGTCACATGGGAAGCTGCACTAAATATCAGGACTACGTTCAGGAAGGGCTGAAGAACATCTCACACGCTCAGCCCGATGCGGTCAG CTCGGTCCCTAATCGCTACACCTTCACCTGCCCCTACTGCAGCCGCCCCAACTTTGACCAGGACGGCCTGGTAGAGCACTGCAACTCCCAGCATGCTCGGGACCCTCGCCAAGTG GTCTGTCCGATCTGCGCCTCCATGCCGTGGGGAGATCCCACATACAAGAGCTCCGACTTCTTCCAGCATCTCCGGAGAAGACACACCTTCTCCTACGACACTTTTGTg GATTACTCTGCAGACGAGGACACGATGATGCAGGAGGCCATCCAGCGCTCACTCCTGGATAACTGA
- the spata2 gene encoding spermatogenesis-associated protein 2, translating to MDAKLRDDLFRRYVAFLEKRLEEGVGGAQGNVREEALVSTATALLGACEAEAGQRFRTIRFYDIVENSLRMLKGSNLHALESAFATLETVCTNLLLFPWKKEFRCIKMFTGPYVYQLQSAICDSDLRAILRSFGYSRDQDLQYVIRDQHTGSGAHHLRQLAFELLLAQAECRLLKERGGGVAELEAVEVRRNSGDDVARLSARQIDLDRAHLRRSGRPSKSVDVTDSAGHWHQANKPVLKTSLSLRKEPLFVDAEEDLKDEIIRPVGDYYPSQPSEPYSYHLSSLDEIDLYTERGMSGRHTPSRTPSRESWESWAPKSHGLKCQGCGLSSLTLSSCQRCDAILCPTCHGSDPAPCCGFPDFPKNPSRPLDGYLPVKEKLSVYSSSHPHAHAHTHTHTHPLSHSHSHSPHLDKPAIGAKLFQSKPPSASGASAASAPGVSRCGFCNKTGASHTCVNCSKVSCDTCTGLYMGDVCTRKSLHHNFVPNHQLNYKSSTISHLVYR from the exons ATGGATGCCAAGCTTCGAGACGATCTGTTCCGGAGGTACGTGGCCTTCCTGGAGAAGAGGCTCGAAGAAGGAGTGGGCGGAGCTCAGGGGAACGTGAGGGAGGAAGCCCTCGTCTCCACGGCAACTGCCCTGCTGGGGGCATGCGAGGCAGAGGCGGGGCAGCGGTTTCGCACAATCCGCTTCTATGACATTGTCGAGAATTCACTAAGAATGCTGAAGGGCTCCAACCTGCATGCGCTGGAGAGCGCCTTCGCCACGCTAGAGACCGTCTGTACAAACCTGCTGCTCTTCCCCTGGAAGAAAGAGTTCCGCTGCATTAAG ATGTTCACCGGGCCGTAcgtgtaccagctccagtcggCCATCTGCGACTCCGATCTTCGCGCCATCCTGCGCTCTTTTGGCTACTCTCGAGATCAGGATCTGCAGTATGTGATTAGAGATCAGCACACCGGCTCCGGGGCCCATCACCTCCGCCAGCTGGCGTTCGAGCTGCTCCTGGCGCAGGCTGAGTGCCGCCTATTGAAGGAGCGCGGAGGGGGCGTGGCTGAGCTGGAGGCTGTGGAGGTGCGTAGGAACTCCGGCGACGACGTCGCGCGTTTATCAGCTCGCCAGATAGACCTGGACCGCGCCCACCTGAGGCGCAGCGGACGTCCTTCCAAATCCGTAGACGTGACTGACAGCGCAGGTCACTGGCACCAAGCCAATAAACCCGTCCTCAAAACCTCACTCAGCCTCCGCAAAGAGCCGCTATTCGTAGACGCCGAAGAGGACCTGAAAGACGAGATCATCCGCCCTGTCGGAGATTATTACCCCTCTCAGCCGTCCGAGCCGTACTCGTACCACCTCTCCTCGCTAGACGAGATCGATCTGTATACGGAGCGAGGGATGAGCGGCCGTCACACACCTTCCAGGACGCCCAGTAGGGAATCTTGGGAATCCTGGGCGCCAAAGAGTCACGGATTAAAGTGTCAGGGCTGCGGATTGAGCTCGCTGactctctcttcctgtcagAGGTGCGACGCCATCCTCTGCCCGACGTGCCACGGCTCGGACCCCGCCCCTTGCTGCGGTTTTCCGGACTTCCCCAAAAATCCCTCGCGCCCTCTGGACGGCTACCTGCCGGTCAAGGAGAAGCTTTCGGTTTATTCCAGTTCGCACCCACAtgctcatgctcacacacacactcacacacacccgctGTCACACTCGCATTCCCACTCGCCTCATCTGGACAAGCCAGCGATCGGAGCCAAGTTGTTCCAGAGCAAACCGCCGTCCGCGTCAGGAGCGTCAGCGGCGTCCGCCCCCGGAGTGTCGCGCTGCGGCTTCTGTAACAAAACCGGAGCCTCGCACACGTGTGTAAATTGTTCCAAGGTGTCGTGCGACACGTGTACAGGTCTTTACATGGGTGACGTCTGCACACGCAAGAGCCTGCACCACAACTTCGTACCCAACCACCAGCTCAACTACAAATCCAGCACCATTTCTCATCTGGTGTATCGATAA